A genomic window from Candidatus Methylomirabilis sp. includes:
- a CDS encoding SDR family NAD(P)-dependent oxidoreductase has translation MELTGKVALITGASRGIGRAVAEAYAAAGAALALCARSAGELEEAAAALGRGGGRVVALPADVSDPAQVERFVGEALTTFGRVDVLVNNAGIPGPHVSLAEVDPADWAAVLAVNLTGPFLCARAVVPAMRRQGGGSIINVSSWLGRNAMEGWGAYGAAKWGLEGLTRYLALELKRDRIRVNSLSPGMVATRMTGFAGEAPERIAPLFVYLASDAARHVTGRALDVETWRRELKS, from the coding sequence ATGGAGCTCACCGGCAAGGTCGCGCTCATCACCGGCGCCAGCCGCGGGATCGGGCGCGCCGTGGCCGAGGCGTACGCGGCGGCGGGGGCCGCCCTCGCCCTCTGTGCCCGAAGCGCCGGGGAGCTTGAGGAAGCCGCCGCGGCGCTCGGGCGGGGCGGGGGGAGAGTGGTGGCGCTCCCGGCCGATGTGAGCGACCCGGCCCAGGTCGAGCGGTTCGTGGGGGAGGCACTCACGACCTTCGGCCGGGTGGATGTCCTGGTGAACAACGCCGGCATCCCGGGTCCGCACGTTTCCCTGGCCGAGGTGGACCCGGCGGACTGGGCCGCGGTCCTGGCGGTCAATCTCACGGGGCCGTTCCTGTGCGCCCGGGCCGTCGTTCCCGCCATGCGCCGCCAGGGAGGCGGAAGCATCATCAATGTCTCCTCGTGGCTCGGCCGCAACGCGATGGAGGGCTGGGGAGCCTACGGCGCCGCCAAGTGGGGTCTCGAGGGGCTGACGCGGTACCTGGCCCTCGAGCTGAAGCGGGACCGGATCCGGGTCAACAGCTTGAGCCCAGGGATGGTGGCGACCCGAATGACCGGATTTGCCGGCGAGGCGCCCGAGCGCATCGCGCCCCTCTTCGTCTACCTGGCCTCCGACGCCGCGCGCCACGTGACCGGGAGAGCCCTGGACGTGGAGACCTGGCGCCGGGAGCTGAAGTCGTAA